In Pseudomonadota bacterium, a genomic segment contains:
- a CDS encoding DUF1499 domain-containing protein — protein sequence MARARMRNHFIAATIGSAVEAPDIVIPAFTCDAARLYATLREYALTEPRTKLQSESPNENHMSFVQRTAYWHFPDDVVAEITALKNGGAALMLSSKARYGMEDFGVNQRRVKRWIAALEARLTKET from the coding sequence CGCAATCACTTCATCGCCGCCACTATCGGTTCGGCCGTCGAAGCGCCCGACATCGTCATTCCGGCGTTTACCTGCGATGCGGCGCGACTTTACGCCACCCTACGCGAATATGCGCTGACCGAGCCGCGCACCAAACTCCAATCGGAATCGCCCAACGAAAATCATATGAGCTTCGTCCAGCGGACCGCCTATTGGCATTTTCCCGATGATGTGGTGGCCGAGATCACGGCTTTGAAGAACGGCGGCGCGGCGCTCATGCTGTCGAGTAAGGCGCGCTACGGCATGGAGGATTTCGGCGTCAACCAACGACGGGTCAAACGCTGGATCGCGGCGCTTGAGGCACGCCTAACGAAGGAAACTTAA